In Mangifera indica cultivar Alphonso unplaced genomic scaffold, CATAS_Mindica_2.1 Un_0026, whole genome shotgun sequence, the sequence TTTTCGGAAACTCCAAAAATTACTTAGTCAAAGTCTTAAACCATTCCCATTTTGATGAGCTTCTCCTTTTCTGCTCTGCAAATGCAGCTAGGGCAACAGAACATGGCGAAAAGAATAGGTAAAGATTGAAGTTATATTTTACCCCCCATATCCTCAGTcaggtttttcctttttctgttgCAATGTTGGTTTACTGTTATTATTTGGTTTTTGTGGCTGCACTAAGTCTTTTCCTATGTTAGATTAGATTTTTAGTTGTGTTTTGTCAATATCCTATTACCCTTGAGAGTGTGTTTGGTTaaggtaaataaaatattattacaaaaataacttacattattgggtataaattattattttgtttagttggatataataaaaataatattaaaatattattttaattaaatatttttaaatataattattctaaaatatttttactattgttttattaattgaaaatgaagttattttactcctaaaaaattaataaggataaaactgtaataaaattaagattacctcgataatatttaaatacataatgtGGTAATAAGCATATTACCCTCTATATTACTTGTTAAATATAGTGTTTTGGGGATAAACTAGAACTTCTAAGACACAAAATCCGATCTTCGTATTTATCTATTGTGCAATCTCTTGATTGATGATGAAGAAACTTAGCTTCTATTTCTCTCATCTATgttcttttcattattttttaataaactgtTCTATAAATTTATGCAAAGAAAAAGTTAAGATTGATAAGGAGAAGACTATTTCTTTTTGTGGATTGTGTTGATTTCTTTATGATcttaagatttgatttttatttaattttaaaaaaattaattattgaactcTAGAATTCATCTATAATggaattatataatgaaatactTCTGTCTTGTGAATAAATTGtgctaaatatatttaaatagcaaattcaaattgaaatataattctCCCATTGctaaatgtataaatatgttGATTTCTTGTACATTCAAGTGAGATTATAATTAAgccaaaatcaaataattttggagtttgaaattgtatataatttagtatttctTCTTCATGATGAGAAGTAGGGCATGACAATTAATcactttgaatttttatttgatttctgaTACCAAGAATAGTgctattttataattatgttataaaaataaaaataaggaaactgtaaaattgaaaaagaattcaTGGGTTTGTAATTATGggtaaatttgagttgaatgtAGTTTATATATgggttaatttaaattcaattcaaatttataataattagtttaatagAAGGGTAAATGATTTATTCCTATTCAaagtttattgtattattaaattagtatttgttaattattaaaaattcaaatatttattcgtgggttgttaaaattaacgaaactagTTAATGctatttatttttcccttaaatttaaaaaaataataatttttttcaagattaaactttgaaatattatattttttcttttacaatttcatttttttttctctttttcagcgTTATCACCAGTCAGTTTCTCtttccttcctttcttttttctaatgtTGGTACCCTGGTGAAGAATGTCCTCGTCATTGGACAAATACAAGTTGTCTTCATCCGATGAGGAGAATATTCTTTGTTTGGTTATCGATACTAGAAAAAGGGAAGGAGAGAGAAGTCGACTAGTGATTACAATAGAAAAGGGagggagaaaaataagaaaatcccagagaggaaaatataatatttcaaaatttaattctaaaaaaaatttattgttttctaaacctaaaagggaaacaaataatgttttattattttttaatatattactaatgaaataacgattttatttttggaacttaactagttttattaattttaattagtcatCAATggatattcatatttttaatagttaacagatattaatttaaaaatacaataaattttgagagaaagtaagtcttttaactttaataaaattattaaaaaataatttacattgaatttaaatcgaattatcgcacgaatttgactcaaatcataTCGTAACATGACCAAAactaggggtgttcaaaaccgATTAACCGAACTGCTTTGCCCATTTTTTGAACCGAACcgaaattttggtttgaaaaaaatcttGAATCGAAACCGAAccgatttaaagattaaccgattttgaaccaaaccaaaaatatcaattaaccgaaccgaattttaaaaaattatcatattttattattttttaaaaatttattcaatattctattaatattttattaaatttttattcgattttttaaaaatcagttCGGTTCGGTTaactgattttgaaaattaggtAAATCGATAATCGAACCGAAAAttcagtttttatatatttttgaaccaatattcaaattgattttttgaataatctattttttgatttggtttttaatttaaaaattaatttaattcagttATCCGATAATTTTGATCACCCCGAACCGAAACAGGGTAGGATTCAGCCACATTTGTAATTAAAGAGCCGTTGGCTTTGGTGTTGATGATACAGAACACATATTTGGCGGCAACGTTTTGGTTGGAAATTCGGAATGGAACTGGGAAAATTTCACaaattcattcatatatatttgcTTTCATTGAAACCCTCCCTCAAATCCTCTGTAGCGCGTGCCTTCACCCGcctaattgatatttattattaatattattcttattattatcaccaatcaaatctcaattctAAAGCTTTATAAAATGTGAATAGTTAAAGAATGTtttgaattcaataattatataaaagttgtatttgttaatagtatatttatataataaaattatgtttatatatttttaatatataatttaaatacacatataatttatcattatgtgattaaataatttttaattaaaaataatttaatatttaattatatgatcttAAGGTTTAGCTTGAGTGATTGAGAGAAATAACCCATTGTGAAAGGTTagagtttgaataattttttcatttgaaaaaaatcttgaaatgaTTAATTCAGGATCAAATGGTAAAATTGTATAAAACGAAATTTTGACGTATTCGGTAAAGTAGTTATGAGTTTAATCATTATATCTCAGTGTTTGCTTGTCTAATAAAATTGGGCAAGATTCTccaattgattataaaaaaaaacctgtTGTACCTCGAGGTTTGTTTGTCCGATAAAGTTtgataaaagtttttaattataaaaaaaactctaatcatataatgatatatcatttatatatttaaattatatattaaaaatatatacatataatattatttatatttatattcccGAACAGGTATTTAActgattaaaaattgatttaaaaaagttatttgaatttactggtcttcaaatttttaaaaaattaaaacattttatttataacctaCACTCTCTCTAATGCGCGTGGTGTTAAACCCCGAAAAGAGAcgtttaggaaaaaaaaaaaaaaaaagaggaaaccGAAGCGGATAGTAATAGCCCTAGTTTGGCTAAAACTCttcaaagtaaatattattcatgAAGACCCAGAAAAAATCTTGGAgcacaaacaaattcaaaacacAAAACTCAATCGAtttctagggttttgttttgtttcgtTTCGTTTGATATTGGTTTTCATGTCACTATCATATAGGTCCACTTCAACTCTGCCAAACAGGTGACTCACCGTGTCAAATCTTCATTTGAATGCTCGTCTGACTAATTTTCAGGTATTGTAATCATCCTCCCATTTGCCCAACAATCGATATCGATCGGTACCCAGTTGCATAGATTTCAAGATTTTAGATAAACTTATTAGTGTATAGATagaaaagatatatttattgatactgttattgatttatataaagcACAACAATATCTGTATATTTTGTGATGCAATTATCACCGGCGTCTGTTTCGAAGAGAAGGGATAGTAATCTGTCTGGGCCTCGGCTTCGTAAGAAGCACAAGAGGCTGGACGCAATATGTGAAAAGGAGTATAATAGGAATCATATTGAATCAAATGAAGGTGATGATGAAGAGGAGGCGCCTGGAACGTCCGTGCTCAATTTGGAGCCTCGTAGAAGCTCTCGGGTGAGACGGGCTCCAGTATTGCTTGATTTGTCACCCCCACCTGTTAAAAAGAGGCGTAGAGTTGATAGAAATGTTAGTCCAAGTGTTAATAAGAGGTTAGATAGTAGTTTAAGGAGGGGTAAAGAGGAGACTGAGAAATTGGTGATACCAGGGGTTTGGGGGACAAGGTTGAGGTCAAGAGGGAAGAATGTGAGGTTTGGAATGAGGAATAAGGAGAGTGGTGAGCTGAGTGGCCAAAGGGAACACTTTGGGGAAATGGCTGAGGAGGCTGTGGTGAGTGGAGTGAGTATGCATAAAGAACTGGAAAATGAGGACTTGTTGATGGTATATAAGAGGAGAGGCAACTTGGGGGAGAGTAATTTACGGGATGAAGTCGAAATGAGTGAGAAGGAAGAGGAAAAGagtgaaaaggaagaagaaatgcCTGAGAAGGAAACAGAGACAGAGACAGAGACAAGCGGGATGAAAGAGGAGAGTGGAAGGGATGAGGAAGTGGAAGTGGTGAGCAACAAGGGTGAGGAGAGTATGCCAGCTTCGGAGAGTGGAATGGTTGGTGAAGATGAGATGGAAAGAGTGGAGGGTAATGCTGAAGAAGTTTTTGAGAAAGAGGAGAGGGAAGTATTGAGTGACAAGGAATTAAAAGAGGATTGCATTCATGTTGAACAAGAGGATGTAGTGGAAGCAATGAGGCAGAGTAATAAGGAAGGGAAGCATATGGATGGtggagaagaaggagaagatcAACAAGATGCTGGAGAAGATGttggaaatataaaaaatgacgTGGAAGATGGAAGGAGTGATGATCAAAAGGATGGCTGTCCTGTGAGTCTTGAGGAAAAGCCTTCTGAAGGTGTGAATGCAGCAATGGTGGATAAGATCAACTGTGGTTCAAACGTTACACTTGGCAGGCCACGCATTAAACAGGGGAGACGGTGTGGTTTATGTGGTTGTGGGAATGATGGTAAGCCTCCAAAGAGGTTGATACAAGATGTGGGTGAGAGTGAAAATGAGGCCTACAGTGGGTCTTCAGCTTCAGAGGAGCCTAACTATGATTTATGGGATGGATTTGGTGATGAACCTGGGTGGCTTGGCCGTCTCTTGGGCCCTATAAATGATCGTTATGGTATTGCTGGAATCTGGGTTCATCAACACTGTGCTGTTTGGAGTCCAGAGGTGCAGCCTTTTTgatcaagtttattttttattcttttattctcttatgtTTTGCTTGGATGAGTATTATATATATCTGCTTATTTTAGAGATTAATCATTGGCTGTCTGCCCAGCACGCGGAAAAAACTAAATATCTGTGCATTTTTACATTCGtacttctcttttcttcttttcaattctgcTGAGTTCAAGGATATGATTTACATAAATACTTGTTGGAAGTCTTCTCTAATGCATTGTATTACGCAAGCGCCTATTGCTTGTACAGATTAACTATATACTAGTTTTGTTATATCCGTAAAGAATTATGGCGTTTGAGCTTGCTTGACATTGAAAATGTTTTATCTGTTGATGATGGTAATTCTTTCTATTGTTTGTGTATGGAAATGTAGTGTGTGTTTAATATGTAAGAAAGTTCATATCTGAGCACTCATTGGCATCCTAGAAAGATATTTGGACTTAACTCAGTTTGGAACTTTAAGCAACCCTATCAATGTGTTGCACAAATTGcatgatttcatcatttttaacCAGTCATAGGCATTAACCATCTTATTATAAACAATAGAACTTTGGCTTGGTCTtgcaaaaagaaattatgaaagAGCACTGAAATTTCTCAATTAGTTATCTTCcaaatttcattttgattaaaCAAAGCAATTTCAGATCAAAATGCTGAAGTGCAGCCTAAAAGCTTTTGCCTGAATTATCATTCAGGGGTTTGGATTAATGTTTTGTTCATCCCATCTTTTTAGCTTTCATACTTAATCCCATGCCATTTACATCACGGttataatgaaaaatctttCACTTATACTAGGATCATGGGTAGGAACTGGAGGTTTTCCTTCAACTTCTCAACTGTTTTATTTCTGTACTCCTGTTTGGATGAAGTTGAGGGACATCAAAAGCATTAGCAGGATCATAAAAAGTTGATGGTCGTGGCAGTTTTTGCTTCTGCATAGAAGGGACTAGTCCCATGTACTTTGTTTTCTTTGGATGAACATGTCGTGAACTTGTAACATTGTTTACAATTTAGCTAGTTGTATTTATACAGTTGTCTGCTCTTAATTAATGGAAGTAATATACATTGTCTGGTTTAAAATTGCTAGGTTTCTGCTCTAGGTGATCTCTGTGATTATCTCCTGTGTGTATGTGTACcaattttatgtgtttataaCATCATTAGGGCTCCACATTACACCACTCTAGTCTTGCTGTGTGTTGGAACATATGTGTTGGAAGTAAGCAACAATCTTTAGCACTTGATtgccaaataaaatttattttactcaCATGCcaaaattttttccatttattttgattttgctaAGGTGGCTTTTTAGATTTATTGCCAGAAGTCAACAATCACTTTCACTCAGTAAGTTTCCATGCATGTTGATTCATATTTGCAGGTCTATTTTGCTGGTCTGGGATGCTTAAAAAATGTAAGGGCTGCTCTCTGCAGGGGAAGAGCCCTAAAATGCACCCGCTGTGGGAGGCCTGGTGCAACTATTGGATGTCGTGTTGATCGGTGTCCAAAAACTTACCACTTGGTTGGTGTTTGATTTGCTCTTTTGACTTTTTAGcttcattttcttgcttttgaCATTTTATAATTGGACAGCCCTGTGCACGAGCTAATGGTTGCATCTTTGATCATCGGAAATTTCTCATAGCCTGTACAGATCATCGGCATCTCTTTCAACCTCATGGTAATAAATATTTAGCcaggataaaaaaattgaaagctAGAAAAATGAAGTTGGAAATAAGGAAGTTGTCAAATGATGCCTGGCGAAAAGATGTTGAAGCGGAAGAAAAATGGTTGGAGAACTGTGGCGAGGATGAAGAGTTCTTAAAGCGTGAGAGCAAGAGACTCCATCGAGATTTGTTAAGAATTGCACCTGTCTATATTGGTGGTCCAGACTCTGACGGTGGAAAACTATATGAGGGTTGGGAATCTGTTGCTGGGCTTCAAGATGTCATTCGTTGTATGAAGGAAGTTGTCATTTTGCCTCTGTTATATCCTGAGTTCTTTGATAATCTGGGGCTTACTCCTCCTAGAGGCATTCTTTTGCATGGTTACCCTGGAACAGGTAAAACCCTGGTGGTACGGGCATTGATTGGCTCATGTGCTCGTGGTGATAAACGGATAGCATATTTTGCCCGGAAGGGTGCAGATTGCTTAGGAAAATATGTTGGTGATGCTGAGCGTCAGCTAAGACTTTTGTTTCAAGTTGCTGAGAAATGTCAGCCTTCTATAATATTCTTTGATGAAATAGATGGATTGGCACCTCAGCGAACAAGGCAGCAGGATCAGACTCATAGTTCGGTTGTGTCCACATTGCTTGCTTTAATGGATGGTTTAAAATCTCGAGGTTCAGTGGTGGTGATAGGTGCAACAAATCGTCCTGAAGCTATTGATCCAGCATTAAGGAGGCCTGGTAGATTTGATAGGGAGATTTATTTTCCGCTGCCATCAATGAAGGACCGTGCTGCTATTCTTGCACTTCACACACAAAGGTGGCCTAAACCAATCGCTGGATCATTGCTTAAGTGGATTGCCAGTAGAACTACTGGCTTTGCTGGTGCAGATTTGCAGGCTCTTTGTACTCAAGCAGCTATTGTTGCTTTGAAAAGGAATTTCCCTCTCCAAGAAATATTGTCTGCTGCCGCAGATAAAGGTTCTGGTGCTAAACGTGTTCCTCTTCCTTCCTTTGCTGTGGAGGAGAGGGATTGGTTGGAAGCTTTGTCATGTTCCCCGCCACCATGCTCACGTAGAGAAGCAGGAATTGCTGCTTATGATTTAGTATCCTCTCCTCTTTCCACCCACCTAATTCCTTGTCTGTTGCAACCATTATCCACCTTGCTTGTTTCACTTTATCTAGATGAGCGGCTGTGGCTGCCTTCTCCTCTTACTAAAGCTGCAACAATGGTTAAAAGTTCGATTGTTTCAGCTttggataagaaaaatattccaAGTGATCATTGGTGGTCGtttgttgatgattttcttCAAGAAGCAGATGTAGCAAAGGATGTAGAGAGAAGTCTCTCACAGGCCGGTGTTGTAACTGGAGAGGTTACATTTGCTGGTTTTGATGCTTGTGCTGGTGATACAAGCGATGGCGATGCTAATTACGAACCTGCTATAATGCATGGTTGCGGTAAGCACACAAgtttttttagaaatatatctTTTGCGTCAAAGAAGAAATCTGGATTTCGGATCTTGATCTCTGGAAGTCCAAGATCTGGCCAGAGGCACCTTGCTGCTTGTCTTCTTCATTGTTTTGTTGGAAATGTGGAAATTCAGAAGGTTGATTTGGCTACAATTTGTCAAGAAGGACATGATGATTTGGTGCAGGGTTTAACACGGCTATTAAGTATAGTTCCCTTTCTTTAACTTCTGTTTTATCTATCGCTGTTTTGTTGATGATCATGCTTTAGTGTTTCAGAGACATGGTATTCaagattatttactttttgagGATCGATTACAGTTTTCTTCCTGGTCTTGTGATCACCTCATCAAATCTTTCTATGGTTTTTTCGATCTCAGACCAAGAATCTTTTCTAGAATTTTTCAATACTGGGTAATATATTGTTAACTCTCTGGGTGTCCCTGAGGGTGGGGACTAGGTTACGTTAAGTTACGGTTTTGTGTAGTTATGAATcttttaaagtaataaaaaaaatgaaaaaaaagatatgTAATCGTCAGAGGTGGCTGATTTTTTTTTAGGCCACAGATAAACCTAGGTTAGGGTTCACTGACAAGGATAATCGGAGAAATGCATTTATTCAGTTTGCAATCATTAAAGCAAGTACACGCTACACACAATACTTGAGGTTTGCATGTACATGGTTCTCATACTTTGCTAGAGTTCTCATATTACAGACATATATGTGGTATCACCTTTATTCTTCAAGGCCTTGGTTCTAGAATCAAGCTACTATGGTTCATATGATGTATGGGAGGTTTGAAAACTACTGCCAATAGTAGCAAATGTTTCtcaaaatttataacaaataattgaaaaaatctaTAAAGGTGATGTTTTGGTCTACATTTGAATGAATGCTAGAGATTACCTTTTGCTTTGCTGCCCTTTCCAGACTTGCTTGATTTGTTGATGTTTATGACCTAATGCTATTAGCCTTTTCGATCCTAATTGCTGTTCAATGTATACTTTCTGAAATTTCAACTTGGCTTGAGCAAAGAGTATGGATATTGTAGTTAATCCCTTCAGTACGATATTTTAATTAATCCCGATGTGTGCATAAGCAGTATGTTCTTTGTAAATTACACGTGTTTAAGCTTAAAGCTTCACTACTAATCAAATAATGTGCTGTAAATATAGTGCTCATGTTTGATTGgtttaaaattctcattttatgtatttttgtggCAGTGAAATGTTCTAGTGTGGGGTCATGCTTAGTATTCATGCCCAGAATTGATTTGTGGGCTATAGAGACGCTTCAGCAAGTAAATGGGATTGATTCTTCTTTGACAAACAGTCCACCTTCTTCGAGCAATGAATCTACTTTAGCGGAGAGCATGGATTTTCAGGGTCCCTCTCATGCCTGGAGCTCATTTGTTGAGCAGGTGGAATCTTTAAGTGTGACTACGACTGTGATGATTCTGGTACAAGTGCAATTTATTCCTTGTCTATCCTTTATGATATTTTCCCTGTtattatacatgtatatttGGGGAACGATTAAGCCTATTGGGTTCTTTCCAccaatttttttgacaattgcTGGTGCAAATGTAAATATTACGACTAAAATTTAGTTCTTGATgcatcaaattatgttaaaaaagcAATCATTTGGACGCTACGTAATCTGTATGACCATAATTTTTGGTATAATGCATCAActttcatatgttttttttaatccaattatCTGTTTCATATAGTTCTATTCacaataatatataagataacTCTCTTTACAATGGaaatattgaattatgaaaatatttctgGGTTTGCATGAAAAGAAAGGATTGTTTGGTAGGTTAAATGACCACtattattttggttatttaGCTCTTTTGCAATACTGCTTAGAAATTGAGAAATAAAATGTATTGGGAGCATGTGCATGAAGTGTTCATCTGTCTATTATCTGACTGATTAGAAAGTGTTAACCT encodes:
- the LOC123206164 gene encoding uncharacterized protein LOC123206164 — encoded protein: MQLSPASVSKRRDSNLSGPRLRKKHKRLDAICEKEYNRNHIESNEGDDEEEAPGTSVLNLEPRRSSRVRRAPVLLDLSPPPVKKRRRVDRNVSPSVNKRLDSSLRRGKEETEKLVIPGVWGTRLRSRGKNVRFGMRNKESGELSGQREHFGEMAEEAVVSGVSMHKELENEDLLMVYKRRGNLGESNLRDEVEMSEKEEEKSEKEEEMPEKETETETETSGMKEESGRDEEVEVVSNKGEESMPASESGMVGEDEMERVEGNAEEVFEKEEREVLSDKELKEDCIHVEQEDVVEAMRQSNKEGKHMDGGEEGEDQQDAGEDVGNIKNDVEDGRSDDQKDGCPVSLEEKPSEGVNAAMVDKINCGSNVTLGRPRIKQGRRCGLCGCGNDGKPPKRLIQDVGESENEAYSGSSASEEPNYDLWDGFGDEPGWLGRLLGPINDRYGIAGIWVHQHCAVWSPEVYFAGLGCLKNVRAALCRGRALKCTRCGRPGATIGCRVDRCPKTYHLPCARANGCIFDHRKFLIACTDHRHLFQPHGNKYLARIKKLKARKMKLEIRKLSNDAWRKDVEAEEKWLENCGEDEEFLKRESKRLHRDLLRIAPVYIGGPDSDGGKLYEGWESVAGLQDVIRCMKEVVILPLLYPEFFDNLGLTPPRGILLHGYPGTGKTLVVRALIGSCARGDKRIAYFARKGADCLGKYVGDAERQLRLLFQVAEKCQPSIIFFDEIDGLAPQRTRQQDQTHSSVVSTLLALMDGLKSRGSVVVIGATNRPEAIDPALRRPGRFDREIYFPLPSMKDRAAILALHTQRWPKPIAGSLLKWIASRTTGFAGADLQALCTQAAIVALKRNFPLQEILSAAADKGSGAKRVPLPSFAVEERDWLEALSCSPPPCSRREAGIAAYDLVSSPLSTHLIPCLLQPLSTLLVSLYLDERLWLPSPLTKAATMVKSSIVSALDKKNIPSDHWWSFVDDFLQEADVAKDVERSLSQAGVVTGEVTFAGFDACAGDTSDGDANYEPAIMHGCGKHTSFFRNISFASKKKSGFRILISGSPRSGQRHLAACLLHCFVGNVEIQKVDLATICQEGHDDLVQGLTRLLMKCSSVGSCLVFMPRIDLWAIETLQQVNGIDSSLTNSPPSSSNESTLAESMDFQGPSHAWSSFVEQVESLSVTTTVMILATSEIPCTSLPPRVRQFFGSHSSNHNLPIPLEHSVRGFSVELGENFKSDTVINLSATELSRDIIQLVVQLVHQRTHTHINYCKEHKTHGFTEVCTDTELHSTDHGLANEHKDRTEFPDNSSVKVPPPNNKILKGRSSLLVAISTFGYQILRYPHFAELCWFTSKLKDGPCADINGPWKGWPFNSCIIRPNDSVETVTVASGSSNINRKDNSGLVRGLMAVGLMAYRGVYASLTEVCSDVRRVLELIVGEINAKVQAGKDRYRYVRLLSQVAYLEDVVNSWAYSLQSLESDAQIKVANPRLEIGGCPDKSHARVDNSIQSDECKLNVSNKSSHEPEVTEVRSLGFEVEHIDSLSLNNGHNDSTHPDPAGSTGILEQGSAEHIVLPDTSLNTNLHDSVVDQSVDKMLNEQNGSKLGPCESEGTLNHAVIDMDSESLRHSNGFAFKEPVILSENGPNCSGELGVTNLSYSQKPSDQVSGLSETEIKTTSDDGKPGTSEHTISVDLCSSETPSLAEHSGIMCSYHVCFECLHALHDLMQKILIHTLGSNGSKWTVEDVHDVVASLSVDLLSLVRKVTASSDNALYDNLRQGNPENFSEYPALNRCHCESSENNLVAAMECSCHSGGGSITEANTQHRFDPKFVFREGVLVPSDSNPDVSFHCTFEKLCLCSLMKSIVTMRQLGD